In a genomic window of Bordetella petrii:
- the secB gene encoding protein-export chaperone SecB, whose translation MAEQDQNTQQAGGDAPSFNLQRVYLKDLSLEMPNAPHVFLEQEQPQVEVSINVGGQRLAETVFESTVTATVTTRINDKVLYLVEGTQAGIFELANIPAEQMDALLGIVCPTMLYPYLRANVADAITRTSLPALHLAEVNFQALYEQRLAELAQQQGGNNNGSDSGIILPPGTTRQ comes from the coding sequence ATGGCTGAACAGGATCAAAACACCCAGCAAGCAGGCGGCGACGCGCCGTCGTTCAATCTGCAGCGCGTCTACCTGAAAGACCTGTCGCTGGAAATGCCCAACGCGCCGCACGTGTTCCTGGAACAAGAGCAGCCGCAAGTCGAAGTCAGCATCAACGTGGGCGGCCAGCGCCTGGCCGAGACGGTGTTCGAATCCACTGTCACCGCCACCGTCACGACCCGCATCAACGACAAGGTGCTGTACCTGGTCGAAGGCACGCAGGCGGGCATTTTCGAGCTGGCCAACATCCCGGCCGAGCAAATGGACGCGCTGCTGGGCATTGTGTGCCCCACCATGCTGTACCCCTACCTGCGCGCCAACGTGGCCGACGCCATCACGCGCACGTCGCTGCCGGCGCTGCACCTGGCCGAAGTGAACTTCCAGGCCCTGTACGAACAACGCCTGGCTGAACTGGCCCAGCAGCAGGGCGGCAACAATAACGGCTCGGACTCCGGCATCATCCTGCCGCCCGGCACCACCCGCCAATAA
- a CDS encoding NAD(P)H-dependent glycerol-3-phosphate dehydrogenase: MSRPPAPLSVAVLGAGSWGTALAAVASRRHRTVLWARDATQADAMANTRENARYLPGSRLPGALAITSDLSAALAPLAAAPGHALIILGVPVAGLHATCLELAARLPDLGLAQAPVIWTCKGFEADTARLPHEIVADALAMPDARGGVLSGPSFAREVAQGLPVALTIASSHDAVREGATRALHGAAVRVYASTDVAGVEVGGALKNVIAVACGIADGLALGTNARAALITRGLAEMTRFGVALGAQAETFAGLTGLGDLVLTATGDLSRNRRVGLEIGAGRKLSDILASGITAEGVRCARAALQRARSLNVELPITEAVCAVLFDGVAPMTAVSALLAREAREE; encoded by the coding sequence ATGAGCCGACCGCCCGCCCCCCTGAGCGTCGCCGTTCTGGGCGCGGGCAGTTGGGGCACAGCGCTGGCCGCCGTGGCCAGCCGCCGCCATCGCACCGTTCTATGGGCGCGCGACGCCACCCAGGCGGACGCCATGGCCAACACCCGCGAGAACGCCCGTTACCTGCCGGGTAGCCGCCTGCCCGGCGCCCTGGCCATCACGAGCGATCTGTCCGCCGCCCTGGCGCCGCTGGCGGCCGCCCCCGGGCATGCCCTGATCATCCTGGGCGTGCCGGTGGCCGGGCTGCATGCCACCTGCCTGGAACTGGCCGCGCGCCTGCCGGACCTGGGGCTGGCCCAGGCGCCGGTCATCTGGACCTGCAAAGGCTTCGAAGCCGACACGGCGCGCCTGCCGCACGAAATCGTGGCCGACGCGCTCGCCATGCCGGATGCCCGCGGCGGCGTACTGTCGGGCCCCTCGTTCGCCCGCGAAGTCGCCCAGGGCCTGCCGGTAGCGCTTACCATTGCCAGCAGCCATGACGCCGTGCGCGAAGGCGCCACCCGCGCCCTGCACGGCGCGGCCGTGCGCGTCTACGCCAGCACCGATGTAGCCGGCGTGGAAGTGGGCGGAGCGCTGAAAAACGTCATCGCCGTGGCCTGCGGCATTGCCGACGGCCTGGCGCTGGGCACCAATGCCAGGGCGGCGCTGATCACCCGCGGCCTGGCCGAAATGACCCGTTTCGGCGTCGCGCTGGGCGCGCAGGCCGAAACCTTCGCGGGCCTGACCGGCCTGGGCGACCTGGTGCTGACGGCCACTGGCGACCTGTCACGCAACCGGCGCGTCGGCCTGGAAATCGGCGCCGGCCGCAAACTGAGCGATATCCTGGCCAGCGGCATCACCGCCGAAGGCGTGCGCTGCGCCCGCGCGGCCCTGCAGCGCGCCCGCAGCCTGAACGTTGAGCTGCCCATCACCGAGGCCGTATGCGCGGTGCTGTTCGACGGCGTGGCCCCGATGACGGCGGTGTCCGCCCTGCTGGCGCGCGAGGCGCGAGAAGAATGA
- the grxC gene encoding glutaredoxin 3 → MDKVVMYSKDYCPYCARAQALLKQRGVTDLEIIRIDQDPAQRDIMIERTGRRTVPQIFIGERHIGGCDDLMALDRAGGLAPLLNG, encoded by the coding sequence ATGGACAAAGTTGTGATGTATTCGAAGGATTATTGTCCTTACTGCGCGCGAGCCCAGGCTCTGCTGAAGCAGCGCGGCGTCACCGACCTGGAAATCATCCGCATCGACCAGGACCCGGCCCAGCGCGACATCATGATCGAACGCACGGGCCGTCGCACCGTGCCGCAGATTTTCATCGGCGAACGGCACATCGGCGGCTGCGACGACCTGATGGCGCTGGATCGCGCCGGCGGCCTGGCGCCGCTGCTCAACGGCTGA
- a CDS encoding Bug family tripartite tricarboxylate transporter substrate binding protein, protein MFSVRPSRAGALLRRLALALAAVSLLPAAAHAEWPERAIHMVVPFPPGSSPDLLARTIAEPLAEALGQPVVIDNKPGAGGNIGTRMVAKSAPDGYTLVYTINGPLVTAPTLYKKTLGYDPLKDLAPITLVATSPNVLTVPGDLPVASVADFVKLARERNGALNYGSVGPGSSAHLAMEMFKNDAKIDLAHIPYSGFPQVISAIIAGDVQAGFMVPAIAMPQVRSGKAKALAITSLEPSESLAGIPTMDKQGYPGFEAISWNAILAPAGTPAPVIERLNRELAAIIGSEAVGQQLAKQYFTAAPSTPQGLTDRVKKDTARWNEVIERLGLSLD, encoded by the coding sequence ATGTTCTCCGTCCGCCCCTCGCGGGCCGGCGCGCTGCTGCGCCGCCTTGCCCTGGCGCTGGCCGCCGTCTCGCTGCTGCCTGCCGCGGCCCATGCCGAATGGCCCGAACGGGCCATCCACATGGTGGTTCCGTTTCCGCCTGGCTCGTCGCCCGACCTGCTGGCGCGCACAATTGCCGAACCGCTGGCCGAGGCGCTGGGGCAACCGGTGGTCATCGACAACAAGCCGGGCGCCGGCGGCAATATCGGCACGCGCATGGTGGCCAAGAGCGCGCCCGACGGCTACACCCTGGTCTACACCATCAACGGCCCGCTGGTGACCGCGCCCACGCTGTACAAGAAAACGCTGGGCTACGACCCGCTGAAAGACCTCGCGCCCATCACGCTGGTGGCCACCAGCCCCAATGTGCTGACAGTGCCCGGCGACCTGCCCGTGGCCAGCGTAGCCGATTTCGTCAAGCTGGCGCGCGAGCGCAATGGCGCCCTGAACTATGGCTCGGTCGGCCCCGGCAGCTCGGCCCACCTGGCCATGGAAATGTTCAAGAACGACGCCAAGATCGATCTGGCGCACATTCCGTATTCGGGCTTTCCGCAAGTGATCAGCGCCATCATCGCCGGCGACGTGCAGGCCGGCTTCATGGTGCCCGCCATCGCCATGCCGCAGGTGCGCAGCGGCAAGGCCAAGGCGCTGGCCATTACCAGCCTGGAGCCAAGCGAATCGCTGGCGGGCATTCCCACCATGGACAAGCAGGGCTACCCGGGCTTCGAGGCGATTTCCTGGAACGCCATCCTGGCTCCCGCCGGCACGCCCGCCCCCGTCATCGAGCGCCTGAACCGCGAACTGGCCGCCATCATCGGCAGCGAAGCGGTGGGCCAGCAACTGGCGAAGCAGTATTTCACCGCCGCGCCTTCCACCCCGCAGGGGCTGACCGACCGCGTCAAGAAAGACACCGCGCGCTGGAACGAAGTCATCGAACGGCTGGGGCTGTCGCTCGACTGA
- a CDS encoding rhodanese-like domain-containing protein, translated as MDLLQFLVDKNNIFIVAVALVSGIMLAVPALRKGRSGSGISTAEAIQMINQRQAVWVDVRPAEQFRAGHIAQARNMPAAEVEQKAGSLPKNKPLVLVCETGRDAGRVASRLRSQGFADVSVMEGGMRAWSSANLPVTQKS; from the coding sequence GTGGATCTTCTGCAATTCTTGGTAGACAAAAACAACATCTTCATCGTTGCCGTGGCCCTGGTCTCGGGCATCATGCTGGCCGTGCCGGCCCTGCGCAAAGGCCGCAGCGGCTCGGGCATCAGCACCGCGGAAGCCATCCAGATGATCAACCAGCGCCAGGCCGTGTGGGTCGACGTGCGCCCGGCCGAGCAATTCCGCGCCGGCCACATCGCCCAGGCACGCAATATGCCGGCAGCCGAAGTCGAGCAGAAAGCCGGTTCGCTGCCGAAGAACAAGCCGCTGGTGCTGGTGTGCGAAACTGGCCGCGATGCCGGCCGCGTGGCCAGCCGCCTGCGTTCGCAGGGGTTCGCCGACGTGTCCGTCATGGAAGGCGGCATGCGCGCCTGGTCGTCGGCCAACCTGCCCGTTACCCAGAAATCCTGA